From one Musa acuminata AAA Group cultivar baxijiao chromosome BXJ2-6, Cavendish_Baxijiao_AAA, whole genome shotgun sequence genomic stretch:
- the LOC135582460 gene encoding uncharacterized protein LOC135582460 isoform X1, translating to MVQVCNLLRRQHEEAYGARFAVDACCDDIKNYSSSKLRSMAEEPSRTITPEEEEEEEEKEEEGDPGTSSGDWLRLGLASPPSERAEGRQVLTELQLLRDRPSSSSSSVVPVVGLAPPQMPWGSWNTGEMIGADMSSVPMLAIPEFTTAQFARPLGSPGASAEAGIGIRVVSPPRRQTGIWLILQAAPNQGRQPFLPQIPRSYLRIKYLQLLPPLKDFMAVLATIKSLFVTAFYRDEGLTISLLIKYLVKKLGLEDESEVEITCRDQQLLPFLTLQYVRDNIWCLRDMMSMLVDPPSIDHVMTLQYRRGRDRYRSMSAPLFL from the exons ATGGTCCAGGTTTGCAATCTCCTCCGTCGACAACACGAGGAGGCCTACGGAGCCCGTTTCGCGGTGGACGCCTGTTGCGATGATATCAAGAATTATTCTTCCTCGAAGTTGAGATCGATGGCCGAGGAGCCTTCTCGAACCATAACaccggaagaggaagaagaagaagaagagaaggaggaagAAGGCGACCCCGGTACCTCCTCCGGAGATTGGCTCCGATTAGGCCTGGCGTCGCCGCCGTCAGAGCGCGCTGAGGGACGACAGGTATTGACCGAGCTCCAGCTGTTGAGAGATAGACCTTCGTCTTCGTCATCATCCGTGGTGCCGGTGGTAGGGTTGGCCCCGCCGCAGATGCCCTGGGGAAGTTGGAACACCGGTGAGATGATCGGAGCTGATATGTCGTCTGTGCCGATGCTGGCCATTCCGGAGTTCACGACCGCCCAGTTTGCGCGCCCACTGGGGAGCCCCGGGGCGTCGGCGGAGGCTGGCATCGGTATAAGGGTGGTTAGTCCACCGAGAAGACAAACGGGCATTTGGCTCATACTTCAGGCTGCTCCAAATCA AGGAAGACAGCCTTTTTTGCCTCAGATACCTAGGAGCTACTTGAGGATAAAGTACTTGCAGCTTCTCCCTCCTCTGAAGGACTTCATGGCTGTGCTAGCAACGATTAAATCTCTTTTTGTTACTGCTTTTTACAGGGATGAAGGCCTGACGATTAGTTTGCTGATCAAGTACTTGGTGAAGAAGCTGGGCTTGGAGGATGAATCAGAG GTGGAGATTACATGCAGAGACCAGCAGCTTCTTCCCTTCTTGACCTTGCAATATGTTCGAGATAACATATGGTGTTTGCGCGATATGATGTCCATGCTTGTTGATCCTCCCAGCATTGATCATGTGATGACATTGCAGTATAGGAGAGGCAGGGATCGATATCGATCGATGTCTGCGCCGCTCTTTTTGTAA
- the LOC103988287 gene encoding uncharacterized protein LOC103988287 yields MNPMSTQAFMGTQAVPSVLHPDNLQQQEQLLLSLLTHIKDQYSTLITTEQTKQIDAIVDSFVSEGHKTEKEQYGGTRNHILTNLTQEPAISPGDYNEGSHSASTLDIVSVGGTTNSRKRKRVEEYVPLDHTTKKLTGSELSLNNSPFKSNETGKTPQSASMVRPGIQSLCDRFIYFFFFSYLFLPEAICKETLNGHVNVLTRNHCSYLLQSEWPCQCSDCNIVYCSPDSASTCCNLNGHVNVYLLLTRLEIFAFTCCNLNGRPNVLIVILFIAHETRNLCIYLLQSEWPCQCSDCNIVYCSPDS; encoded by the exons ATGAACCCAATGTCCACACAAGCATTCATGGGAACTCAAGCAGTTCCTTCC GTGCTTCATCCTGATAATTTGCAGCAGCAGGAGCAATTGCTTTTGAG TTTGCTGACTCACATAAAAGACCAGTATTCCACTCTTATAACAACTGAACAAACGAAACAG ATTGATGCTATAGTTGACTCATTTGTTTCTGAGGGTCATAAAACAGAGAAAGAGCAGTATGGTGGCACCCGCAATCATATCCTTACAAACTTGACCCAAGAGCCCGCCATTTCTCCTGGCG ATTACAATGAAGGCAGTCATTCTGCATCCACACTAGATATTGTATCTGTGGGAGGAACCACAAACAGTAGGAAACGCAAAAGAGTTGAGGAGTATGTACCTTTGGACCATACCACAAAAAAACTAACTGGATCAGAATTGTCACTGAACAACTCTCCATTCAAATCCAATGAAACTGGGAAAACTCCACAATCAGCTTCCATGGTGAGGCCTGGCATTCAGTCGCTTTGTGACAgatttatttacttctttttcttttcttatttgttCCTCCCGGAAGCCATTTGTAAGGAGACTCTGAATGGCCATGTCAATGTTCTGACTCGAAACCATTGCAGTTACTTGCTGCAATCTGAATGGCCATGTCAATGTTCTGACTGTAATATCGTTTATTGCTCACCAGACTCTGCATCTACTTGCTGCAATCTGAATGGCCATGTCAATGTTTATTTATTGCTCACGAGACTCGAAATCTTTGCATTTACTTGCTGCAATCTGAATGGTCGTCCCAATGTTCTGATTGTAATATTGTTCATTGCTCACGAGACTCGAAACCTTTGCATTTACTTGCTGCAATCTGAATGGCCATGTCAATGTTCTGATTGTAATATTGTTTATTGCTCACCAGACTCTTAA
- the LOC135582460 gene encoding uncharacterized protein LOC135582460 isoform X2, with amino-acid sequence MVQVCNLLRRQHEEAYGARFAVDACCDDIKNYSSSKLRSMAEEPSRTITPEEEEEEEEKEEEGDPGTSSGDWLRLGLASPPSERAEGRQVLTELQLLRDRPSSSSSSVVPVVGLAPPQMPWGSWNTGEMIGADMSSVPMLAIPEFTTAQFARPLGSPGASAEAGIGIRVVSPPRRQTGIWLILQAAPNQGRQPFLPQIPRSYLRIKDEGLTISLLIKYLVKKLGLEDESEVEITCRDQQLLPFLTLQYVRDNIWCLRDMMSMLVDPPSIDHVMTLQYRRGRDRYRSMSAPLFL; translated from the exons ATGGTCCAGGTTTGCAATCTCCTCCGTCGACAACACGAGGAGGCCTACGGAGCCCGTTTCGCGGTGGACGCCTGTTGCGATGATATCAAGAATTATTCTTCCTCGAAGTTGAGATCGATGGCCGAGGAGCCTTCTCGAACCATAACaccggaagaggaagaagaagaagaagagaaggaggaagAAGGCGACCCCGGTACCTCCTCCGGAGATTGGCTCCGATTAGGCCTGGCGTCGCCGCCGTCAGAGCGCGCTGAGGGACGACAGGTATTGACCGAGCTCCAGCTGTTGAGAGATAGACCTTCGTCTTCGTCATCATCCGTGGTGCCGGTGGTAGGGTTGGCCCCGCCGCAGATGCCCTGGGGAAGTTGGAACACCGGTGAGATGATCGGAGCTGATATGTCGTCTGTGCCGATGCTGGCCATTCCGGAGTTCACGACCGCCCAGTTTGCGCGCCCACTGGGGAGCCCCGGGGCGTCGGCGGAGGCTGGCATCGGTATAAGGGTGGTTAGTCCACCGAGAAGACAAACGGGCATTTGGCTCATACTTCAGGCTGCTCCAAATCA AGGAAGACAGCCTTTTTTGCCTCAGATACCTAGGAGCTACTTGAGGATAAA GGATGAAGGCCTGACGATTAGTTTGCTGATCAAGTACTTGGTGAAGAAGCTGGGCTTGGAGGATGAATCAGAG GTGGAGATTACATGCAGAGACCAGCAGCTTCTTCCCTTCTTGACCTTGCAATATGTTCGAGATAACATATGGTGTTTGCGCGATATGATGTCCATGCTTGTTGATCCTCCCAGCATTGATCATGTGATGACATTGCAGTATAGGAGAGGCAGGGATCGATATCGATCGATGTCTGCGCCGCTCTTTTTGTAA